In Burkholderia sp. PAMC 26561, a single genomic region encodes these proteins:
- a CDS encoding competence protein CoiA family protein encodes MHVSEVDRGRACRCSCAACDRAVVAKKGAHNVFHFAHDVSGSCATAAETALHRAIKQVIADGDVIAVPELVVEATAAYNGHTKSSRTVLEERRVSYNSPRLEERIADIVADAVVLVSGRDLIIEVAVTHRVDDDKRAKIARIGLSALELEAWRIPRDVDWPNLRAFVRESFSSRVWLHNLREPMQYRLAHLQALEHAKNTSLYWEALKRARLAKKTAAESARLHAESLKAEADRAVIEKFQRLWRIYKTSTLPRVKLDAKASGYVDRWNEEDAGSDPGAYFNLLLDFIRNTTASTLQAEHTENN; translated from the coding sequence GTGCACGTTTCAGAGGTTGATCGTGGCCGCGCATGCAGGTGCTCTTGCGCGGCCTGCGATCGCGCAGTTGTCGCAAAGAAGGGAGCGCACAACGTATTTCACTTCGCTCACGACGTTTCTGGAAGCTGCGCGACTGCTGCAGAGACGGCGCTGCACCGTGCCATCAAACAGGTCATCGCGGACGGCGACGTAATCGCGGTACCAGAACTGGTAGTAGAGGCGACAGCGGCTTATAACGGGCATACAAAAAGCTCGCGAACAGTGCTGGAGGAGCGTCGTGTTTCTTATAACTCTCCGCGCCTGGAAGAGCGAATTGCGGACATCGTTGCGGACGCCGTCGTCTTGGTCTCAGGGCGAGACCTAATCATTGAGGTAGCTGTCACGCATCGAGTTGACGATGACAAGCGCGCGAAAATTGCACGAATTGGGCTATCCGCTTTGGAGCTCGAGGCGTGGCGTATCCCTCGCGACGTTGATTGGCCCAACCTCCGAGCCTTTGTACGGGAGTCGTTTTCGAGCCGAGTCTGGCTGCACAACCTCCGTGAGCCAATGCAATATCGACTCGCGCACCTGCAAGCGTTGGAACATGCAAAAAATACATCGCTGTATTGGGAAGCGTTGAAAAGGGCTAGGCTTGCAAAAAAGACAGCCGCAGAGTCAGCTCGGCTCCACGCAGAATCGCTCAAAGCTGAAGCGGACCGGGCAGTGATCGAAAAATTTCAACGGCTATGGAGGATCTACAAGACAAGCACTTTGCCGCGGGTGAAACTCGACGCGAAGGCCTCGGGGTATGTCGACAGGTGGAACGAGGAAGACGCTGGCAGCGACCCCGGCGCGTACTTCAATCTGTTGCTCGATTTCATCAGGAACACGACAGCGTCGACGCTGCAGGCTGAGCACACGGAGAATAATTGA
- a CDS encoding DUF7146 domain-containing protein: MNVKDIKLSPEQWLALLQRYGVPASSLNGKGAPCPICGGTDRFTYDNKRGRGDWVCRKCNGGDRMAGDGYQLICRSAGLSFRELMVELEGGTLAESQRQAKRMPTSPAPSQKRKVDPAWAQKHLDSMWERAVRIGFDSAAARYLHSRVPGLTVAPSPALRMGMLEYRHEKKVLGQWPGILARFTLPDSQLGTLHRTFLDRSKAAKATVVTNDGEILAPKLNDVTLRRLNGGAVRLMDPVDGEIGVAEGMETAYAAHMLFGVPVWFCLNRVLLADFVVPDGLGIRVVHVFADFDAVDPRTRKSPGVDAALKLAKRLRAEGFTAIVHRPKKRETDFADEWAASRTTVSPLIAVRPDVQTQHHGLSI; the protein is encoded by the coding sequence ATGAATGTAAAGGACATCAAGCTGTCCCCGGAACAGTGGCTTGCGTTGCTCCAGCGGTATGGAGTTCCGGCAAGCTCGCTGAACGGGAAGGGCGCACCCTGTCCCATCTGTGGCGGTACCGACCGCTTCACCTATGACAACAAGCGTGGCCGCGGTGATTGGGTATGCCGCAAGTGCAACGGCGGCGATCGGATGGCTGGTGATGGTTACCAGTTGATTTGTCGATCCGCCGGACTGTCGTTTCGAGAACTGATGGTTGAGCTCGAGGGTGGCACATTGGCGGAATCCCAGCGGCAGGCCAAGCGCATGCCGACGTCACCAGCGCCGAGCCAAAAGCGAAAGGTTGACCCTGCCTGGGCCCAGAAGCATCTCGATTCGATGTGGGAGCGTGCAGTCCGCATCGGTTTCGACAGTGCGGCCGCACGTTATCTACATTCGCGCGTTCCCGGATTGACCGTTGCGCCGTCACCGGCGCTTCGAATGGGGATGCTCGAGTACCGGCACGAGAAAAAGGTGCTTGGCCAATGGCCGGGGATCCTGGCTCGCTTCACCTTGCCGGATAGTCAGCTTGGAACGTTGCATCGAACGTTTCTTGACCGATCCAAGGCTGCGAAGGCCACCGTCGTGACTAACGATGGCGAGATTCTGGCGCCGAAGTTAAATGACGTGACACTGCGCCGACTCAACGGCGGCGCAGTCCGGCTGATGGATCCTGTTGACGGAGAGATCGGTGTAGCCGAAGGGATGGAAACTGCTTACGCGGCGCACATGCTATTCGGCGTGCCTGTGTGGTTCTGTCTCAATCGGGTTCTGCTGGCGGACTTTGTCGTGCCCGACGGACTGGGCATTCGCGTAGTTCACGTCTTCGCCGATTTTGATGCCGTTGACCCACGGACCAGGAAGTCTCCAGGCGTCGACGCTGCATTGAAGCTGGCCAAGCGACTGAGGGCTGAAGGATTCACTGCGATCGTTCATCGACCGAAGAAGCGCGAAACCGATTTTGCGGACGAGTGGGCAGCATCACGAACGACGGTTTCACCGTTGATCGCGGTGCGTCCCGATGTGCAGACCCAGCATCACGGGTTAAGCATTTAG
- a CDS encoding DUF7682 family zinc-binding protein — translation MKRTFSCGHIGKGQYCHACTAAEKSRQTEKLAREKAREKKQRAAEDDHVDLSMVTHLRAVQQQAREILRKVSAGEHPLALNGKPLRSCAGQVISVPVGRSYRLLFDAPTLRPLQLLSHEAYNHIADRRA, via the coding sequence ATGAAGCGCACGTTCTCTTGCGGACACATCGGCAAAGGCCAGTATTGTCACGCCTGCACGGCCGCAGAAAAATCCAGACAGACTGAAAAGCTAGCGCGGGAAAAAGCCCGGGAAAAGAAACAGCGCGCCGCTGAAGATGATCACGTCGACCTATCGATGGTGACCCACCTACGGGCGGTTCAACAGCAGGCGCGGGAGATCCTTCGCAAGGTCAGCGCAGGCGAGCATCCACTCGCGCTTAATGGAAAGCCCCTGCGTTCGTGTGCGGGACAGGTTATCTCCGTTCCTGTTGGCCGCTCGTACCGTCTACTTTTTGACGCACCAACGCTTCGACCATTGCAGCTTTTAAGTCATGAAGCCTATAACCACATCGCCGATCGACGTGCATGA
- a CDS encoding DUF1173 family protein has product MPLISFDGISQPLEEVQDNPARFALNLERAKKSPGYAVCGCKPRSVSSPLRLVIRRYGKLFHLARWPDEGAKHDANTCPFFSESSPGGESGATAQDAIRNTPDGLNAKLDISLSVRTVDRVSPSGGSTPTRAAGRRSAPLLGFLQRIWTDARLNQWSGGAQRNWGTCNARVLAQLGEGKLNGRPIQEVVHVMRRYEESQQTAIKAELEEFLARIQTTADASERGIVIAEIKSIDPSKYSFVVKIRQTFESFSQRRT; this is encoded by the coding sequence ATGCCCCTCATATCGTTCGACGGTATCAGCCAGCCTCTCGAAGAGGTGCAAGACAACCCGGCTCGATTTGCACTGAACCTAGAACGTGCTAAGAAGAGCCCGGGCTACGCGGTGTGCGGCTGCAAACCAAGGTCTGTTTCGTCACCGCTGCGACTGGTGATTAGACGGTACGGGAAACTCTTCCATCTCGCCCGCTGGCCCGACGAAGGCGCCAAACACGACGCGAATACCTGCCCATTCTTCTCCGAGTCCAGTCCCGGTGGCGAATCTGGCGCCACTGCCCAGGACGCCATTCGAAACACGCCCGACGGCCTGAACGCGAAGCTCGACATTTCCTTGAGTGTCCGGACAGTTGATCGAGTGTCGCCTTCCGGTGGATCAACGCCCACGCGCGCGGCAGGCCGCCGCAGCGCGCCTTTGCTTGGTTTCCTGCAGCGTATCTGGACAGACGCTCGGCTTAATCAATGGTCTGGTGGCGCCCAGCGAAACTGGGGCACCTGTAATGCGCGGGTGCTCGCGCAGTTGGGCGAGGGCAAACTGAACGGCCGTCCGATCCAGGAGGTCGTGCATGTCATGCGCCGGTACGAAGAATCGCAGCAGACGGCGATCAAGGCTGAGCTCGAAGAATTTCTTGCGCGCATTCAAACCACCGCCGATGCCTCTGAGCGCGGCATCGTCATCGCGGAAATAAAATCGATCGACCCCTCCAAATACAGCTTTGTCGTCAAAATCCGTCAGACATTCGAATCGTTTTCGCAGCGAAGGACGTGA
- a CDS encoding phage Gp37/Gp68 family protein has protein sequence MKNTKIDWASHTFNPWEGCQKVGPGCDNCYAEARNARFAGGVAVNWGAGAPRRRTSASNWSKPRKWAAEHEAYFAKHGHRQRVFCSSLADVFDTAVDPQWRADLFALIRHTPELDWLLLTKRIGNVPSMLPADWEDGWSNVWIGATVVNQAEADRDIPKLFEVPAAIRFLSIEPMLGPIDLRRFLTPTGVHCPDVCLDTRYVLESEIETVLDHGQHEPLCPRCGERGSWTGYDAGIDWVIVGGESGHHARPMHPAWPKSIRDQCRVAAVPFTFKQWGEWSEFANEDHYTHYGEERHAHAWVDARTGSHGLCWIVDDDGVWSNHIGEPPTDKNGQIVEHVAVMGWFGKSASGRVLDARQHDESPESAAASTPSSIPATA, from the coding sequence ATGAAAAACACCAAGATCGATTGGGCCTCACATACGTTCAATCCGTGGGAAGGTTGTCAAAAGGTCGGCCCTGGGTGCGACAATTGCTACGCGGAAGCGCGCAATGCCCGCTTTGCTGGTGGCGTCGCAGTCAATTGGGGAGCGGGGGCACCCCGGCGGCGTACCAGCGCGTCCAATTGGTCAAAGCCCCGCAAATGGGCCGCGGAACACGAAGCCTACTTCGCCAAGCACGGTCATCGGCAACGCGTCTTCTGCTCGAGTCTTGCCGACGTGTTCGATACCGCGGTGGACCCTCAGTGGCGCGCGGACCTTTTCGCGTTGATTCGGCACACCCCCGAACTCGACTGGCTCCTGCTCACCAAGCGAATCGGCAACGTCCCCAGCATGTTGCCCGCAGATTGGGAAGATGGCTGGTCCAACGTCTGGATTGGCGCGACTGTCGTCAATCAGGCCGAAGCGGACCGAGACATCCCAAAATTATTTGAGGTCCCTGCGGCGATACGCTTCTTGTCGATCGAGCCAATGCTGGGCCCGATCGACCTTCGCCGGTTTCTGACGCCCACCGGCGTTCACTGCCCGGACGTTTGCCTCGATACTCGGTACGTACTCGAGAGCGAGATCGAAACCGTCCTCGACCATGGACAACATGAGCCACTCTGTCCGCGCTGCGGCGAGCGTGGGAGTTGGACAGGATACGACGCCGGCATCGATTGGGTAATTGTGGGCGGCGAGAGCGGGCACCATGCGCGACCTATGCATCCCGCATGGCCAAAATCGATCCGCGATCAGTGTCGCGTCGCGGCCGTCCCGTTCACGTTTAAGCAGTGGGGAGAATGGAGCGAGTTTGCGAACGAAGATCACTACACACATTACGGCGAAGAGCGCCATGCACACGCCTGGGTCGATGCCCGAACAGGTAGCCATGGCTTGTGCTGGATCGTTGACGACGACGGGGTCTGGTCGAACCATATCGGCGAACCGCCAACCGATAAAAACGGGCAAATAGTCGAGCACGTTGCCGTTATGGGATGGTTTGGCAAGAGCGCGTCGGGACGCGTGCTGGATGCTCGGCAACACGATGAGTCGCCCGAGAGCGCGGCGGCATCCACACCTTCATCGATTCCCGCGACCGCGTGA
- a CDS encoding integrase domain-containing protein: MSAILNVSAILKSYRFPPDFRGAFERLFLDNVNRVHSRTRISAKALSIKTQEYRMRKLCRSFEELRENGYALQSPYSLKGKHIQALVDLWVKDGQSGGTIENKLTYFRALAEWMGKSGLVGALSDYADRKALGLVRSYVALCDKSWEGNGVDAVAKIEEIALTNVNVAMQLKLQATFGLRVEESFMLRPTEAIRDAAFLAVVRGTKGGRAREVPLEFKFAVLEEAARVTNPYTGSMMPHGRTMAQWRNHYYYVLQCHGVTEDGIGVTSHGLRHQYLQQLYERLTSVPAPIKGALERVDRETHRAAIQRVVEAAGHSRATKANAYLSTHRIQAAAQVPKVSLEQATAALITTGGNKSHAAAALGISRQALYRVLAGTDWSGS, encoded by the coding sequence ATGTCGGCCATTTTGAATGTATCCGCAATCCTGAAGAGCTATCGCTTTCCGCCCGATTTCCGCGGTGCGTTTGAGCGATTGTTCCTCGATAACGTGAATCGAGTCCATAGCCGCACGCGGATCAGTGCAAAGGCGCTTTCGATCAAGACGCAGGAGTACCGCATGCGAAAGCTGTGCCGTTCGTTCGAGGAACTTCGCGAGAACGGCTACGCGCTTCAAAGTCCGTATTCGCTTAAAGGCAAACACATTCAAGCGCTTGTCGATTTGTGGGTTAAGGACGGCCAATCGGGCGGGACAATAGAAAACAAGCTCACGTATTTTCGAGCGCTCGCCGAGTGGATGGGTAAATCCGGCCTGGTCGGCGCGCTGTCGGATTATGCGGACAGAAAAGCGCTCGGGCTCGTCAGGTCCTATGTCGCGCTGTGCGACAAATCCTGGGAAGGAAACGGGGTAGATGCGGTAGCCAAAATCGAGGAAATTGCTTTGACAAACGTCAACGTTGCTATGCAGTTGAAGTTGCAGGCCACATTCGGTTTGCGAGTTGAAGAAAGCTTCATGCTCCGCCCTACTGAGGCCATTCGCGACGCGGCCTTCTTGGCGGTCGTTCGCGGAACAAAGGGCGGCAGAGCCCGAGAGGTGCCGTTGGAATTTAAGTTTGCCGTCCTCGAAGAAGCTGCGCGAGTGACGAATCCCTATACGGGTTCAATGATGCCGCATGGCAGGACGATGGCGCAGTGGAGGAATCACTACTACTACGTTCTCCAATGTCACGGAGTGACAGAAGATGGGATCGGCGTAACCAGTCACGGCCTGCGGCACCAATATCTTCAACAGTTGTATGAGCGCCTGACGAGTGTTCCTGCGCCGATCAAGGGCGCGCTCGAGCGCGTTGACCGGGAGACGCATCGTGCAGCTATTCAACGTGTTGTGGAAGCTGCGGGACACAGTCGCGCAACGAAGGCAAACGCCTATCTATCAACTCATCGGATACAGGCGGCAGCGCAGGTGCCAAAGGTCTCGCTCGAACAAGCGACGGCGGCGCTCATCACGACAGGCGGGAACAAGAGTCACGCGGCGGCTGCCTTGGGAATCTCCCGGCAGGCGCTTTATCGGGTATTGGCCGGAACGGACTGGTCCGGCTCGTAG
- a CDS encoding class 1 isoprenoid biosynthesis enzyme has protein sequence MFTNLVHLFKTAQDAAERAYGNVLAAEKEAFADLGAGYTAMNTRSSYATERELQEFCSRLTGRLVMEASRKFAPGSGRLDIDKDAELKRFGLDVGKVLEAGKLPDLDGFWQHLEKTYAGDAGREVAFSQAAKAIINGFWLKPDSQIKRTSSAVVLEKRVSSEVSFRSSGKRRIHYGSTQTLALTFDGLATFAFKHEFGALGQHLKHCNVSDLEFETRQKMSFNGLDVVMFNDKWQFKFSHQVGDALSLFVSEYGAEHLASRDRY, from the coding sequence ATGTTCACAAATCTGGTTCATCTGTTCAAAACGGCGCAGGACGCGGCCGAACGCGCTTATGGCAATGTCCTGGCAGCGGAAAAAGAAGCCTTCGCTGATCTTGGCGCGGGGTACACCGCCATGAACACCCGAAGTTCCTACGCTACTGAACGGGAGTTGCAGGAGTTCTGCAGCCGCCTCACCGGGCGCTTGGTGATGGAGGCATCCCGCAAGTTCGCGCCTGGATCCGGGCGGCTCGATATCGATAAAGATGCCGAGCTCAAGCGATTCGGCTTGGATGTCGGAAAGGTGCTCGAAGCGGGGAAGCTTCCAGATCTCGACGGCTTTTGGCAACACCTTGAGAAGACTTACGCGGGCGATGCCGGCCGTGAGGTCGCGTTTTCACAAGCTGCGAAGGCGATCATCAACGGCTTCTGGTTGAAGCCCGACTCGCAGATCAAGCGCACGAGCAGTGCTGTCGTGCTTGAAAAGCGCGTCTCGTCCGAAGTGTCTTTCCGCTCTTCCGGGAAACGACGCATTCACTATGGATCGACGCAAACTCTTGCGCTGACGTTTGACGGGTTAGCGACGTTTGCGTTCAAGCACGAGTTCGGCGCTTTGGGCCAGCACCTCAAGCACTGCAACGTGAGCGATCTCGAATTCGAAACCCGCCAAAAGATGTCCTTCAACGGACTTGACGTCGTGATGTTCAACGACAAATGGCAGTTCAAGTTCTCGCATCAGGTCGGTGACGCCTTGTCACTGTTCGTGAGCGAGTACGGCGCTGAACATCTTGCTTCGCGCGACCGGTACTGA
- a CDS encoding DUF1173 family protein: MIGNAEARVIAVLLLERTKDGNLRVIDLAVQLCSKAFIPCDSSYEVAMANRLVADGRRFYKPLRLLPGEEMLPDFVLVDTPVPTAIEVYGMESHDGYRRRKEQKQAIYSQNRTPCIEWVPPAHLASVRLPAAA, from the coding sequence ATGATCGGCAACGCCGAAGCGCGCGTCATCGCAGTACTGCTTCTCGAGCGCACAAAGGACGGCAATCTACGCGTCATCGATCTCGCCGTGCAGCTATGCAGTAAAGCGTTTATCCCCTGCGATTCCAGTTATGAGGTCGCGATGGCCAACCGGCTTGTCGCTGACGGTCGGCGCTTCTATAAGCCCTTGCGGCTCCTGCCAGGCGAAGAGATGCTGCCCGACTTCGTACTGGTGGATACGCCCGTGCCAACGGCAATCGAAGTCTACGGCATGGAATCTCACGACGGGTACCGCCGAAGAAAGGAACAGAAGCAAGCGATCTACTCCCAAAACCGTACGCCCTGCATCGAATGGGTTCCACCGGCTCATTTAGCGTCGGTTCGCTTGCCGGCTGCGGCTTGA
- a CDS encoding PRTRC system protein D, with protein MKSSVFAIDVGYGNTKSAFRMGSDIATQMFPSLTPIAVDDAVSAYGQGIVASRKVAPIRVGGTAYEVGPGVDISSAYGNAGRTLSEDFCLTPNYAALLGGSLHFAGVDDVELLVLGLPVHTITRHSSELKTAFTGTHDFGHGPVRIGAVKVIPQPLGSLVSFSEYGGSRFDRENAHLVIDVGYFTTDWVVANGFTMNDRRSGGAPGGASQIYQRIASLISSNEGDTVSDIERIDKCLRENKPFLFYGKDIELAPLVKQSQAVILATVKEMQNRVGRTADLRSIVLTGGGAALYEPAIQAAFQRVPLDVLAAPCYANVKGFLIIGEAALIRERKPAGALA; from the coding sequence ATGAAGTCATCAGTATTCGCAATCGACGTCGGCTACGGAAACACAAAAAGCGCATTCCGAATGGGGTCTGACATAGCGACGCAAATGTTTCCGTCGCTCACACCGATCGCGGTGGACGACGCCGTCTCGGCATACGGCCAAGGCATCGTCGCATCGCGCAAGGTTGCTCCAATCAGGGTCGGCGGGACGGCATACGAAGTTGGCCCAGGTGTGGACATCTCATCTGCATATGGCAACGCCGGACGGACGTTGTCAGAAGACTTTTGCTTGACGCCCAATTACGCTGCGCTGCTTGGTGGCTCGCTGCATTTCGCTGGGGTCGATGATGTCGAACTTCTCGTTCTTGGCTTGCCAGTGCATACGATCACCCGGCATTCGAGCGAACTCAAAACGGCATTTACTGGAACTCATGACTTCGGCCATGGGCCGGTGCGCATCGGTGCCGTCAAGGTTATCCCGCAGCCACTCGGCTCCCTAGTTTCTTTTTCCGAATACGGCGGCAGTCGCTTCGATCGCGAGAACGCGCACCTTGTTATCGATGTTGGCTATTTCACGACCGATTGGGTAGTAGCGAATGGCTTCACGATGAACGACCGCCGAAGCGGCGGAGCGCCGGGCGGGGCGTCTCAGATCTATCAGCGCATCGCCTCCCTCATCTCAAGTAACGAGGGCGACACCGTGAGCGACATCGAACGGATCGACAAGTGCTTACGCGAAAACAAACCGTTTCTTTTCTATGGCAAAGACATTGAACTGGCGCCGCTTGTTAAACAGTCACAAGCGGTCATCCTTGCGACCGTCAAGGAGATGCAGAACCGCGTTGGTCGTACCGCGGATCTGCGGTCGATCGTCTTGACAGGCGGCGGCGCTGCACTTTATGAGCCGGCGATTCAAGCTGCGTTCCAGCGTGTCCCGCTCGACGTCCTTGCAGCACCCTGCTATGCCAACGTGAAAGGCTTCCTTATTATTGGTGAAGCAGCGCTTATCCGGGAGCGCAAACCGGCGGGAGCACTCGCATGA